TTAAAACAGCCTAATTCAGCTAAACTTGTTGTTAAATTTATGTTTAAGAATGGATCAATTAGCGATCCTCAGGGGAAAGAAGGATTGACTTATACTACTTCTCAGTTGATTACTCAAGGTGGAACAGGTGAACTTACTTTCGGTGATATTCAAGACAAAATCTATCCAATGGCAGCAAGCTATTATTCATCAGTCGATAAAGAGGTTGCAATATTTACTTTTCAATTTCACAAAGACTGGATGGATGAGTTTTATCCAATTATGATTGGACTTATAACGAATCCATCATTATCCCAATCTGATTTTGATAGAGTGAAAGTTAATCAGCAGGCTTATGTTGATCAGGTAATCCGTGCTTCGTCTGATGAAGAATACAGCAAAAAAGCATTAGAAGATTTTCTGTTCAGAGGAACCAACTATCAACATATGATCGAAGGAAAATCAGCTTCCGTCAGTGGAATAACTCTCGATGATGTTAAAGCACACTACAAAAAATATTTCACAAGAAATAATCTGATGGTAGGGATTGCTGGAAATTACAGCGAAGATTTTCTGAATAAATTAAAAAGTGATCTCAATAAATTACCGGACACGATACCGACAGTTCCAATCCCACCAGTTGTGAAATCGCCCAATGGTATTGAAGTAGAAATAATCGCAAAGGAAGGAGCTTTTGGCTCTGCAATTTTCACCGGATATCCGCTCTCAATAACCAGAGCAGACGATGATTTTGCAGCGTTAATGGTGGCAAATTCATATTTAGGTGAACACAGAAAATCTTACGGAAAACTCTATCAGATGATTCGTGAACAACGCTCAATGAACTATGGTGATTACTCATACATTGAATGGTACAATAACGGTGGTGGAAACATGCTTCCTCCTTCAGGTGTACCAAGACATTCAAACTATTTTGCGTTGTGGATAAGACCTGTTCAGATTGCAAAGCAACTGAAAGCGCAGTATGAAGAATTAAGTGATATAAATATTGGTCACGCTCATTTTGCATTACGAATGGCTTTGAGAGAAATGGATAAGATGATTAAAAACGGAATCTCACAGGAAGATTTTGAAGCAACACGTGCTTTCCTTCAAAGTTACATTAAGCTATACATTAAATCACCCGATGAGCAACTTGGTTATTTAATGGATTCAAAAATGTACGGCAGAGAAAATTATATTCAGGAGCTAGGTGAGCTGCTTTCAAAAGTTACACTTGATGATGTTAATTCAGCAATAAAAAAATATATGCAGATTGAAAATATGAAAATCACAATCGTGACCGATGTCAGTGAAGCCGAACCACTTGCAAAAAGTCTAAAGGAAAACTTGACTTCACCAATGAGCTATTCCAATATTGTCAAAGCTGGATTATCCGAAGAGATCCTGAACGAAGATGCAGCAACAGAAAACTTCAAATTGAATGTTAAAAATGTAACAATTGTTGATTCGAAAGACACATTCAAGTAAGGTCTAACTTTTAGTGGACTATATAGCCGGGTTAAATCCCGGCTTTTTTTTGAGGAATTCTATAATCCAGCCAATACTCCAATTTATTTATTATAAAATTTCGCTCTTCATCATCAAAACTATTAATTCTCGTTCGATGATTACCACCTTTCTTTACCATTTTAATGGAGTTGGTTTCTCCAGTAAGTTCAACTGCTGTGGCAGACCAGGAATCAATCTCACCGTAAATAAAAATCATATTATTGCCATATTTCTGAATCCAGCTATTTATCTTTTGCATACTGCAGCAATCAAATACAGGTCTGAGATTTTCTGGCAAAAATATTTTACTCGTTGGTTCTTTCACTTCTATTAACAAATCTTTAAAATCAGTTATATCATAACCATAGTATCCCATTTGTGCATAAGCCTGGTAAGCAAAGGGAATATTTGGTATAGCTTCCTGATCTGAAAAGTATGTGTAAGATGAACCGTTTTGTAGATGATCCCACAACTCTTCGTTGGAAGCCGTTGTATCAGGGATTTGATCGCAGGTTGTGTATTGCCATTGCCAGAATGCAAATCCGTACTCGAGCACGATGTACTCGAAGATTAATCTATCATTTCCTAATGAAAAAGTATAACTATTTTCTTTTGCTTCGTTAAGAAAGAGTGGAATTAATTGATCAGCTCTTTTTAAAACTTCTCTCTGAAAAAGAACCATTTTTGTTCTGCACTCTTCATTACCGACATTATCGAGAAAATGATAAATACGAGGATCTTCCGAGGCTAGGTTGAGAGGTGCCACATAACACACTGATGCATCAGCATCATCCGGAAAAAAATATTTATGGATATAGGTTGTTTGTCCGCCTTTACTGATTCCTGTTGTTATCCATTTGTCCTGATAGATCTCTTTCAAAGTTGCAATAATATTGTGGTGATCATTCGCAGCTTGCTCGATTGTCAAATAATTCCAATCAATACTATCGGGAACAGATTCTCCAAAGAAACGATGCTCAACAACGACTTTATTGCACTTTAATATTGATGCAAGTTCATTACCTCTATTTAAATCGATGTTGTATCCGTCAAGTTCAATGACCATTGGAAGGGAATAATCGTTGTGAGACAGATAAAATTTTTGCTCGAATTTTTTTCCGTTGGGATTATGATGATCAATAGGTTGCTCGATATATATTTTAAATGCCTCAGTATATTCTGAGTCTGGTTGAATTCTTTCAACGCTTAGAATTCCTGGAAGAGATTCAAGTTTTTTCTTTAGTTCATTCTGTGAAGAGAGAAGGGAGGAGCAAAGAAGTACAATCCCGAGAGCAATTACAGAAAGCTTAAACATTTTCATTATAAGCTCCTCTGAGTAGTTAAATTGAATAATTTTATTTTTTCTTACCGAAAAGATAAAGCTGAGATAGAATCATTCCAAGTAACATTAAAATGCAACCTAATAATCCTCTTAATGGAATTGATTCATTAAGAATCAGCCATCCGCCAATAACTGCAAATACTGCCTCAAGACTCATAATGATTGCAGCATTTGCCGGATGGGCTTCACGCTGGGCAACAACTTGAATTGTAAATGCTATCCCAACTGAAAATAAACCGGCATAAAGAATCGGAAGTAAAGCTTGCAAAATATTTTGTATTTGTATTGATTCAGTGAATACGGCTGCTAATAAGCTGAGAATCGAACAAACAACAAATTGAGAAAAAGCCAGCTTGAAAGGATCAATTCTTTTTGAATAAAATCCAATTACCAGAATCTGTATTGCCCAGAAAAATGCACCGATAAAAACAAGCACATCTCCAATGTTTATTTCAAATGATTCATTTACACTCAATAGATATAATCCGAATATTGCAACTACAGCACCAAACCATGTAAACATTGATGTCTTCTGCTTTACGAACAAACCCAATATCGGAACGAGAATTATGTAAAAACCGGTAATGAATCCAGCTTTACCAGCATCAGTGTAAACCAAGCCGCTTTGCTGAAATGTGGCTCCAAGAAAAAGTACTGTTCCGGATGCTATTCCACCATAAAGAAGATTTTTATCTGAAAATGTCTGCGGGTTATTGTTCTCAAATTTTCTTTTTTGATTGAGTAGAAGCAAAGGAATTAGTGAAAGACTTCCGAGAGTAAATCTTGCTGTGTTAAATGTGAAGGGACCGAGATATTCCATTCCTGCTCTTTGTGCCACAAAGGCAAATCCCCAGATAACGGCAGTTAAAAGTAAAAGTAGATTTGATTTCATAATACATCCTGAATTTATTTCAGGATCTTAATTATAGATTTTAATTCTTGAGTATTTCTTTCATTGCATTGACCAATTGATTGATATTCTTTTCATTACTTGAATAACCCATCAATCCTATTCGCCAAACTTTACCAGCTAGTTCTCCCAATCCAGCTCCAATTTCAATATTAAAATCATTGAGTAATGATTGACGAACTTTTGCTTCATCAATTCCTTCAGGTACAATAATAGAAGTAAGTTGAGGTAATCTTTCGTCTTCTTTAACAAATGGCTTCAAACCAAGCTTATTCATTTCTTCAATCAATATATTACCATTAGCCTGATGCCGATCCCAGGAATTTTCAATTCCTTCCTCTTTTAAGATTAGAAGAGATTCATACAATGCGTACAGAGAATTAATTGGTGCTGTGTGATGATAAGCTCTTTTCGAACTTCCGCCCCAGTAGCTGAGAATCAGATTCAAATCCATAAACCAGCTTTGAACTTGAGTTTTTCTATTCTTTATGTATTCAACTGCTCGTTCATTAAAAGTGACAGGAGAAAGGCCGGGAGGGCAGGAGAGACACTTCTGTGAACCTGAATATGACACATCAATATTCCATTCATCAATCAAAACAGGAATTCCTCCGAGCGATGTGACGGTATCCGCAACTACAATACAATTATTTTTGTGCGCAATTTCTGTAAGTATCTTGATATCACTCTTTGCGCCAGTCGATGTTTCTGCGTGAACAAATGCACAAACTTTTACATCTTTGTTTGCTTTGAGTGTATCTTCGAAAATCTGAGGATCAATTGCTTTTCCCCAGGGAATATTTATTACGACGGCTTCAGCCTCACATCTTTCAACAATGCTTTTCATTCTTCCACCGAATACACCATTAATGCATACAAGTACTTTTGAACCGGGCTCAATTAAATTAACAAGACAGGTTTCCATTCCAACAGAGCCGGGTCCTGAGACCGCAAAGGTAACTTCATTTTTTGTTTGAAAAGCATACTTCAGTAATTCTTTAATTTCATCCATCAATTCTATGAACTTTGGATCAAGATGTCCGATCGTTGGACCAGACATCGCACTTAAAACTCTTGGATGAACATTTGATGGACCGGGACCCATTAAAATTCTTTTAGGAGGAATAAATTCTTTCATAATGTACCCTACTCTATTAATTCAGCTTTCTTTAAAATTATCTTTAGCTCGATGATACTGGCTTCGCTCAGTGGCTCAAGTGGTAACCTGGGATGACCACCAAAATATCCTATTAAATCCATTGCAGCTTTTAATCCTGCAACACCATATTTTGCTGTTACTGCTTTGTTAACCGGAATCATTTTATTCTGTATCTCCAACGCCTTTTGATAATTCTGTTCGTTTAAATTTGATAAAATTTGAAAACATTGGTCAGGAGCTATGTTTGCAAGCGCTAAAATTCCAGCAGCAGCTCCGTTCAATATTCCATTATACAGAACTGATGCCGTTCCGACAATCAATTTAAAGCCTGAATGGACATTTGCAGCAATCTCAGAAATTCTCGAAGGATTTTCAGTACTATCTTTCAGACCAATGATGTTTGGGTGATTTGCTAATTCTATAATTGTCTCGGTTTCAATATTCACATTTGTAAACTTTGGAACATTATAAATTATAACGGGAATCATCACGCTGTCAGCTATTCGGGTATAGTAATTCAAAAATGAGTGATGCTTCATATCTGCTTTATAGAATGATGGTGAAATTATTAAGGCATAATCAGCACCAGAATCAGCGGCTTCATTTGTCAGCAAGATTGTATCCTTAATTGATTCCATCCCGGTGCCAGCAATAATTGTCCGCTTGGTATGCTCCCGAGTAGTCCTAATCAATAAAAGTTTTTCTTCCTTCGTAAGGAATACACTCTCACCATTAGAACCAAATAAAACATACCCGGCTAGTAATTTTAATTCATACTTTTTCAAATTATCGATTAGCTTCTCAGGTGCGACCTCATCATCATTGAAAGGAGTCACAAGTGGAGGATAGATTCCTTTTAATGTATTCGCCATAACTTATTTATTTTTAATTATTAATATTATTTACTAAATATATTTTTTAACACGAAACCAACATTCGCCGGTCTTTCTGCTAGACGCCTCATATACCACGGATACCAATGCTCACCATAGCTTATAAGCGTCCGGATTTTATATCCTTCTTTTTCAAGTTTGTATTGCTCAGAAGTCTTGATCCCATAAAGCATCTGGAACTCGAATTTATCTTTTGGGATTCCAATTTCTTCTGATTTATTCTTCACTTGCTCCTGAATACTCAAATCGTGTGTTCCAAAGGCAACTCGTATTCCCTGATCACTAATTTGATTCAGCAGATAATCAGATATAGCAATATAATTTTCATTTACCTGAGATAAGTTAGGAAATGCTACAGACGAAGGTTCTTTATATGCACCTTTAACCAATCGTATCCACGGATTTATTTCCATGATCTTTTTAAGATCATCCATTGTGCGGTAAAGATAAGCTTGCAGACACAATCCTACATTCTCATAATTTTCCTTTGCTTTTTTGTAGAAGCTAATTGTTTTATCAACGTAAGAACTATCTTCAATGTCAATAAAAACATTGTTGTTAAACTTTATTGCTTTCTCAGTAATGTTTGTAAATAACTCAAATGTTTTTTCAAATGACAGATCCAATCCAATCTGGGTAAGCTTTAATGAAATTTCAATATCCAGTTTTTCACTATTTATTTTCTCCAAAACTTTCAGATAATGCTGAGCATTTTCTTCAGCTTCCTCTATTTTAGTGATATTTTCACCAAGATGTGTTAAAGTAGTAGGAATATTCTGCTTAAGTAGTTCTCTAGATGCTTCAATTGCAGATTCGGTTGTGGTTCCGGGCATAAATCGTTTTACGGCTCTTTGAACAAATTTCATTTCTGGAATTTGTTTTTTCAGCCATTCATTTTTTGAAGCCCATAAAAGTATGTTTCTGCCAATGTTCACTGGTTAAGAATGATAATTATTTTTTATACAAAAATATTCAATTTTAATCAAAGGTAGTTAATTTAATAACATAAAAATGCCGGATCGATTTCCGGCACTCCTAAATAAAAATTTTTTATTTGTCCTCATTAAACTGTCGGCCATAGCCAGCCGAAAATTCCTCCAGTGAAGAGAGCATAAATCAACCCATCAAACATTGATTTGAGAGTTGCTGACCAGCTTCGATTATACCAAATACTGTTTTGCAATAATGCTAGTCCATATCCAACAAATGCTGTTACACCTGCCAAACGAAATACTGAAAGATAATGAGCTCCTTCCGGAAGAGCTCGACCAGCTACGTACGCAGCAAATATCCCAACGATTATCGAATATATAAACCAAAGTACAAGTTCCTTTGCCATACTCGGTGAACTGCGGTGCATAATTGTCATCACACCAACCGGTCCTTGTTTCATCTTTTCCAGGAATTCCTGTGAACTCATATCTTTCATATTTTTAGGACGTGGAAAATGATAATCACCAGGCGGAATATTGTGTTTACGTAAATCATCCAGCACTGCTTTTTCTGAAGGAAGCTCTTTGTAATCATTTGAATGATAGCCAAGCACCATATGGATAATGGAACTAATGATGAATACGGCAACTGCGGAAAGCAGTATTGGAAGTAAAAGAGACGTTATTGGAACCATTGCATAACCTCCTGATATTTGATGAATGTTAATTATTCCCTCTGGGGTTAAAAATAAGAAAAATGAAATGAGAAAAGAAAAATTTCTAAGCTATAAAAAAATCTTTCCGAGTCAGTAACTAACTTGCTCGGTCCTTTTAATTATCTCTTCCTGCAATTCAGGGGTTAGATCAACAAAGTAATCGCTGTAACCTGCAACACGGACAATCAAATCCCTGTAATTCTCAGGATGTTTTTGTGCTTCTCGTAAAGTTTCAGCATCAACCACATTAAACTGTATGTGATGCCCATCCATCTTAAAGTAAGATCTGATTAAAGAAACTATTTTGTGGATTGATTCTTCTCCATCAAAAATTTGTGGTGAGAATTTTTGGTTCAGCAAAGTTCCGCCTGTCCGGAGATGGTCAATCTTGGCAGCAGATTTTAAAACTGCAGTCGGACCGTTTACATCGGCTCCCTGTACGGGTGAAATACCTTCCGAAACGGGAAGTCCTGCAAGTCTTCCATCAGGAGTCGCGCCGGTAACACTTCCAAAATAAATGTGACTTGTAGTCGGCAATAAATTTATTCTGAAATGTCCGCCTTTGGTGTTAGGTCTTCCGTCAATCGCTGAGAAGAAGATCTCAAAGATTTGCTTTAAAATATCATCTGCATAATCGTTATCGTTTCCATACTTTGGAGTTTCATTCAGTAACAGATTTCTGATTTCATCAAATCCCTCAAAGTTTTTGCTAAGAGCATTAAGGAATTCTCCCATAGTAACTTTCTTTTTCTCAAAAACATTATACTTTATAGAAGTAAGTGAATCAGTAACTGTTCCAATTCCAACTCCCTGTATGTACGAAGTATTGTATCTTGCGCCACCGTTGTTGTAATCCATTCCTTTTTTAATACAATCATCAATCAACAAGGACATAAACGGCGCAGGGAGGTATTCGGCGTAAAGCCTTTCTATGATAATATTACCTTTAATTTTAATATCAGCAAAGAAATTGATTTGCTTTTTATATGTTTCAATTAATTCTTCAAAATTTTGAAATGCTTTCGGATCTCCTGTTTGGATACCTATTTGCTTTCCTGTCTTGGGATCAATTCCATTGTTTAATGTTATTTCAAGAATTTTTGTAAGATTGAAGTAGCCAGTGAGAACATAACTTTCTTTTCCAAATGCACCAGTTTCAACGCATCCGCTAGCACCACCATTTCTTGCATCAATAATAGATTTGCCCTGTCTGAGCATTTCCTGGATGATTGCATCGGTGTTAAATAGCGAAGGCTGACCATATCCTGTTTTAATGATTTCCAAAGCTCGTCTCACAAGCTGATCAGGATTTTTTCTGCTGATCTGCACCATAGAGCTTGGCTGAAGCAAACGCATCTCTTCAATTACATCAAGAATAAGATAGGTAAGTTCATTAACTGCATCTTCACCTCTCTCATTAACACCGCCGACATTAATGAGACAGAAATCTGTATAAGTGTTACTCTCTTTTGAAGTAACTCCAACTTTTGGTGGTGCCGGTTGATTGTTGAACTTAACCCAGAAAGACTGAAGCAGAATTTTTGCACCTTCTTTGTCAAGCAGTCCGGATTCAATATCCCGTTTGTAAAATGGATAAAGATGTTGATCAAGTCTGCCGGGATTAAAAGAATCCCACGTGTTCAATTCTGTAATTACACCGAGATGAACAAACCAGTAGTACTGAAGAGCTTCCCAAAAAGTGTTCGGTGCATTTTCAGGGATACGATTGCAGATGCCTGCCATTGTTTCAAGCTCATCTCTTCTCGTTTTATCTTTTTCATCTTTTGCCAGATCATATAGTTTATTGCTGTATCTTTTAGCAAAATTTATCAGAGCATCAGCAGCGATGTTCATTGCATTCAGTTCTTCACGTTTCTCAAATGCTTTTGGGTCATTGTAGAAGTCGAGTGAGTTTAGTGATTCATTTATTTTTTCTTTGAAGTCTTTCAATCCCATTCTATAAATTTTATCATCAAGTACAGTATGACCGGGAGCCCGCTGCTCCATGAACTCAGTAAACACACCTGAAGAATAAGCTTCTTTCCATTCTTCATCCATCTCGTTAAATATTCTGTCTCTGATGGATCTTCCGCTCCAGAAAGGCATTACTTTTTCCTGTTGATATATTTTTGTTTCATCATCAACCTTAAATGAAATTTTATCACGATTGTGAAGAATATCAAAATCTTCAAGACTGTGTGTGCATAATTCCGGATAAGTTGGAGTTGCTTTTGGTGAAGGACCTCTTTCACCAACAATCAATTCATTTTCACCAACATATAATTCTTTATTCTTAAGTATGTATTTGAATGCTCTGGCTCGGGCAACAGGCACTGAACATTTTTCTGTTTCACCGCTTGCATAAAATTCAGTCAGGAGTCGTGCTCGTTCGATGGAGATTCTTTCTTCAGTATTTAGACTTTGTTCTCTTAGCTTTTTAATTCTTTCGTTCATTATCAACCACCAATTGTTACTTTACAGTTTAATTCTCTAAAGAATTGTCTGATGTTCTCCAGACTTTTTTTATCAGGTGAAACAGTATCATTCATTTTATTTTCTGTTCCAAATCTTTCATATTTTCCCTCACCCAAACGGTGATAGGGTAAAAGATTAATTCCAGCTACGTTATTTAAATCTGAAATAAATCCCCTGATAGCAAAAAGGTTTTCGTTTGTATCTGTCAGCTCTGGAACTATTGGAATCCTGATATTTATTTTTTTACCCAATTGATTAAGTTCAACAAGGTTTTTCAATATCAGTTGATTGGATACCCCTGTGTATTTTGTGTGAAGGTCATCACGCATTAGCTTTAAATCGAATAGGAATAGTTCTGTGGATTCAGCAGCTTTATTCATGACATCTGATGAAGCATATCCGCTTGTATCGACTGCTGTATGAATCCCTTCATCTTCACAAAGCTTAAGCAGTGCAATTAAAAAATCCGGCTGAATAAGCGGTTCACCACCAGAAAAAGTAACACCTCCGCCTGAATCATCATAAAATATTCTGTCTTTCAGAATTTCATTCATTAATTCATCTACATAAAATTCTTTTCCGACTTCTTCCTTATCTGTTGAGAAATTATGATCGAAACCTCTTCTTGGATTGCATCCTTTATATTTTTCAGGAAGTATTTTGTGGCTTTCCGGATTATGACACCACCAGCATCGTAGCGGACATCCTTTGAAGAAAACGGTCGTGCGAATTCCCGGACCATCGTGGATTGCAAATCTTTGAATGTTGAAAATTATTCCCCGTTTAGAATCTAAAGACATACACGCAAGAGTTTTAAGTTGGAAGTAAAATAGATAATCATTTTACTTGTTTGATATTTTAGTACACCCGTAGGGATTCGAACCCCAAACCTTCTGATCCGTAGTCAGATGCTCTATCCAATTGAGCTACGGGTGCAAAATTTTGTGTAACAAATATAACTTAAATTAAAGAAAATTACAGAGCATTCTTTGTATCATATTCTGGATCGTTTATACCTGAATGGATTATTTTCTATCGTAAGCGAACTTTCAGTGCTTCATTTTAATAATTGAGACGCGAAAATTTCTCAGATCAATATCAATAATTACTCGCATCGATTTAATTGATAAATTTTCTTACCGTAGAATGGCATGCAAATTGGACAATAAGAACTCAGGCAAGAGTATAAAAGCGTTCATCGTAATTAAAATTTGTTAAAATTCTTAGATGCGTTGGAATCTTTGAATTTTTTGGTGAGGCGATGAACCACTCTTGCCTACGATTTTCCCTTCCAGAGAAATATAAACCAAAAAACTTGTAATATTTTTCCTATTTTTGACAATAACTCTTAACTGTGATTATTTAGATTTGTCTAACTTAAAAAATTTGGGAAGAATTAATGTTCAAAGGAACCGGAACTGCACTCATCACACCTTTCAAAAAGGATCAGTCAATTGATTACGAATCACTTCGAAAAATTGTTCATCAGCAGATTGCTGGCGATGTTGATGCGTTAGTTGTTATCGGCACAACAGGTGAATCACCAGTAATTGAGTTCGACGAGAGAAAGAAAATAATTTCACTTGTTGTTGAAGAAGTAAAAGGAAAAATTCCTGTTATAGTTGGTACTGGAACAAACAACACAAAGAAAGTAATCGAGCTGAATAAACAAGCTGAAGAATTAAAAGTGGATGGAGTTCTGATTGTAAATCCATATTACAATAAAGGCACTCAGGATAGTCTGGTCGAGCATTACAAATTCATTTCTGATAAAACAAAACTTCCGATAATTCTTTACAACGTGCCTTCAAGAACCGGGATGAATATTCTTCCTGAAACTGCTGTTCGAATTCATAAAGAATGCAAGAATGTTGTTGCGATAAAAGAAGCAAGCGGTAACATTTCTCAAATTGCTCACCTTATCTCAATCAAACCGGATTCATTATCAGTTCTCTCTGGTAATGATGATCAGACGCTCGCAATAATGGCTTCGGGTGGAGATGGAGTCATTTCTGTTTTCTCAAATCCATATCCAAATAAGATGAAAGAAATTACTGATGCAGTTTTGAGTAACAAAATAAAAGACGCTCAAATACTTAACAACAAATATTTGTCTATGATGAATACCTTATTTGTTGAAACAAGTCCTGCACCTGTGAAGTACGTAATGAGTAAGTTAGGTTTGTGTGCGAATGTTGTTCGTCTTCCATTAGCCGTTGCGACTGCAAAAGCCGAAAAATTACTCGATGAGGAAATGAAAAATATCTAAACTGAAATGGAGAGAAAGCTATGAAGTATGGATTAATCGGTGCATCAGGAAAATTGGGGAAAGAAGTAATAACAGTTTTTACTGATAATAATCACGAATTGGTTTTTTCCTTTGATGTTCAGGGTGAATGGAAACAAAGTAATCCTGAAATATTAATTGATTGCTCTCTTCCCGAAGCATTTGATAATATGCTGTCCATGGCTAAAAGTTTCAACGTTCCAATAATCGAAGCGACAACTGGATTATCCGAAAAAAACATCATTAATCTGAAAGAATATTCGAA
This region of bacterium genomic DNA includes:
- a CDS encoding peptidase; translation: MKMFKLSVIALGIVLLCSSLLSSQNELKKKLESLPGILSVERIQPDSEYTEAFKIYIEQPIDHHNPNGKKFEQKFYLSHNDYSLPMVIELDGYNIDLNRGNELASILKCNKVVVEHRFFGESVPDSIDWNYLTIEQAANDHHNIIATLKEIYQDKWITTGISKGGQTTYIHKYFFPDDADASVCYVAPLNLASEDPRIYHFLDNVGNEECRTKMVLFQREVLKRADQLIPLFLNEAKENSYTFSLGNDRLIFEYIVLEYGFAFWQWQYTTCDQIPDTTASNEELWDHLQNGSSYTYFSDQEAIPNIPFAYQAYAQMGYYGYDITDFKDLLIEVKEPTSKIFLPENLRPVFDCCSMQKINSWIQKYGNNMIFIYGEIDSWSATAVELTGETNSIKMVKKGGNHRTRINSFDDEERNFIINKLEYWLDYRIPQKKAGI
- a CDS encoding alanine--glyoxylate aminotransferase family protein, with translation MKEFIPPKRILMGPGPSNVHPRVLSAMSGPTIGHLDPKFIELMDEIKELLKYAFQTKNEVTFAVSGPGSVGMETCLVNLIEPGSKVLVCINGVFGGRMKSIVERCEAEAVVINIPWGKAIDPQIFEDTLKANKDVKVCAFVHAETSTGAKSDIKILTEIAHKNNCIVVADTVTSLGGIPVLIDEWNIDVSYSGSQKCLSCPPGLSPVTFNERAVEYIKNRKTQVQSWFMDLNLILSYWGGSSKRAYHHTAPINSLYALYESLLILKEEGIENSWDRHQANGNILIEEMNKLGLKPFVKEDERLPQLTSIIVPEGIDEAKVRQSLLNDFNIEIGAGLGELAGKVWRIGLMGYSSNEKNINQLVNAMKEILKN
- a CDS encoding insulinase family protein: MKTLIISILLTGIIMAQEIVELKQPNSAKLVVKFMFKNGSISDPQGKEGLTYTTSQLITQGGTGELTFGDIQDKIYPMAASYYSSVDKEVAIFTFQFHKDWMDEFYPIMIGLITNPSLSQSDFDRVKVNQQAYVDQVIRASSDEEYSKKALEDFLFRGTNYQHMIEGKSASVSGITLDDVKAHYKKYFTRNNLMVGIAGNYSEDFLNKLKSDLNKLPDTIPTVPIPPVVKSPNGIEVEIIAKEGAFGSAIFTGYPLSITRADDDFAALMVANSYLGEHRKSYGKLYQMIREQRSMNYGDYSYIEWYNNGGGNMLPPSGVPRHSNYFALWIRPVQIAKQLKAQYEELSDINIGHAHFALRMALREMDKMIKNGISQEDFEATRAFLQSYIKLYIKSPDEQLGYLMDSKMYGRENYIQELGELLSKVTLDDVNSAIKKYMQIENMKITIVTDVSEAEPLAKSLKENLTSPMSYSNIVKAGLSEEILNEDAATENFKLNVKNVTIVDSKDTFK
- a CDS encoding DMT family transporter, with protein sequence MKSNLLLLLTAVIWGFAFVAQRAGMEYLGPFTFNTARFTLGSLSLIPLLLLNQKRKFENNNPQTFSDKNLLYGGIASGTVLFLGATFQQSGLVYTDAGKAGFITGFYIILVPILGLFVKQKTSMFTWFGAVVAIFGLYLLSVNESFEINIGDVLVFIGAFFWAIQILVIGFYSKRIDPFKLAFSQFVVCSILSLLAAVFTESIQIQNILQALLPILYAGLFSVGIAFTIQVVAQREAHPANAAIIMSLEAVFAVIGGWLILNESIPLRGLLGCILMLLGMILSQLYLFGKKK
- a CDS encoding dihydrodipicolinate synthase family protein, producing MANTLKGIYPPLVTPFNDDEVAPEKLIDNLKKYELKLLAGYVLFGSNGESVFLTKEEKLLLIRTTREHTKRTIIAGTGMESIKDTILLTNEAADSGADYALIISPSFYKADMKHHSFLNYYTRIADSVMIPVIIYNVPKFTNVNIETETIIELANHPNIIGLKDSTENPSRISEIAANVHSGFKLIVGTASVLYNGILNGAAAGILALANIAPDQCFQILSNLNEQNYQKALEIQNKMIPVNKAVTAKYGVAGLKAAMDLIGYFGGHPRLPLEPLSEASIIELKIILKKAELIE
- a CDS encoding proline dehydrogenase family protein — encoded protein: MKFVQRAVKRFMPGTTTESAIEASRELLKQNIPTTLTHLGENITKIEEAEENAQHYLKVLEKINSEKLDIEISLKLTQIGLDLSFEKTFELFTNITEKAIKFNNNVFIDIEDSSYVDKTISFYKKAKENYENVGLCLQAYLYRTMDDLKKIMEINPWIRLVKGAYKEPSSVAFPNLSQVNENYIAISDYLLNQISDQGIRVAFGTHDLSIQEQVKNKSEEIGIPKDKFEFQMLYGIKTSEQYKLEKEGYKIRTLISYGEHWYPWYMRRLAERPANVGFVLKNIFSK
- a CDS encoding glycyl radical protein, translating into MNERIKKLREQSLNTEERISIERARLLTEFYASGETEKCSVPVARARAFKYILKNKELYVGENELIVGERGPSPKATPTYPELCTHSLEDFDILHNRDKISFKVDDETKIYQQEKVMPFWSGRSIRDRIFNEMDEEWKEAYSSGVFTEFMEQRAPGHTVLDDKIYRMGLKDFKEKINESLNSLDFYNDPKAFEKREELNAMNIAADALINFAKRYSNKLYDLAKDEKDKTRRDELETMAGICNRIPENAPNTFWEALQYYWFVHLGVITELNTWDSFNPGRLDQHLYPFYKRDIESGLLDKEGAKILLQSFWVKFNNQPAPPKVGVTSKESNTYTDFCLINVGGVNERGEDAVNELTYLILDVIEEMRLLQPSSMVQISRKNPDQLVRRALEIIKTGYGQPSLFNTDAIIQEMLRQGKSIIDARNGGASGCVETGAFGKESYVLTGYFNLTKILEITLNNGIDPKTGKQIGIQTGDPKAFQNFEELIETYKKQINFFADIKIKGNIIIERLYAEYLPAPFMSLLIDDCIKKGMDYNNGGARYNTSYIQGVGIGTVTDSLTSIKYNVFEKKKVTMGEFLNALSKNFEGFDEIRNLLLNETPKYGNDNDYADDILKQIFEIFFSAIDGRPNTKGGHFRINLLPTTSHIYFGSVTGATPDGRLAGLPVSEGISPVQGADVNGPTAVLKSAAKIDHLRTGGTLLNQKFSPQIFDGEESIHKIVSLIRSYFKMDGHHIQFNVVDAETLREAQKHPENYRDLIVRVAGYSDYFVDLTPELQEEIIKRTEQVSY